In Leishmania mexicana MHOM/GT/2001/U1103 complete genome, chromosome 20, one genomic interval encodes:
- a CDS encoding putative N-acyl-L-amino acid amidohydrolase, with protein sequence MSFVQTLLTAVQPEVVQWRRHIHEYPYVAYEEQPTADYVADVLSSMPAPLDIRRLTPNSVVADLRGGAGEGPMYALRADMDALPLQEESGEPFSSKRPGVMHACGHDAHTAMLLGAVKVLCQMRDRIRGTVRFVFQHAEEVIPSGAKQLVGLGVLDGVSMIFGLHVDVMRPSGSIWCRVGTIMGACNDFDIVIRGAGGHASQPELCVDPILIASEVVANLQSVVSRRVSALRAPVLSITTFEGGRGSYNVIPDTVRMRGTLRCLDRDTQARVPSLMEEIIAGITKAHGAQYELSWLEPNIVTYNDSKAYEVAKAAAVRLVGEGNYHELSTPLLGVADFSEYQAVVPGCLCWLGVGNSALGDANNHNYSSKFRMNEAGMELGVKHHVLIIASLMMQTEGSKE encoded by the coding sequence ATGTCGTTCGTGCAGACCCTTCTCACAGCTGTGCAGCCTGAGGTggtgcagtggcgccgccacatcCACGAGTATCCATATGTTGCGTATGAGGAGCAGCCCACCGCCGACTACGTGGCGGACGTCCTCAGCAGCATGCCCGCACCGCTGGACATTCGCCGGCTGACGCCGAACAGCGTCGTGGCGGACCTgcggggtggcgctggcgagggCCCCATGTACGCCCTGCGCGCCGACATGGAtgcactgccgctgcaggaggagagtGGTGAGCCCTTCAGCTCGAAGCGGCCAGGCGTGATGCACGCGTGTGGCCACGATGCCCACACGGCGATGCTGCTTGGGGCGGTGAAGGTGCTGTGTCAGATGCGCGACCGCATCCGTGGCACTGTTCGCTTTGTTTTCCAGCACGCCGAAGAGGTGATCCCGagtggtgcgaagcagctggTGGGCCTTGGTGTGTTGGATGGCGTGTCCATGATCTTTGGGCTACACGTCGACGTCATGCGTCCCTCTGGGTCAATCTGGTGCCGTGTAGGAACGATCATGGGTGCGTGCAACGACTTTGACATTGTGAtccgcggtgctggcggccaTGCCTCGCAGCCGGAGCTGTGTGTCGACCCCATTCTCATTGCCTCCGAGGTCGTGGCAAACCTCCAGTCCGTTGTATCACGCCGCGTGAGCGCGCTGAGGGCTCCTGTACTGAGCATTACCACCTTCGAGGGCGGGAGAGGAAGCTACAACGTGATCCCGGACaccgtgcgcatgcgcggcaCACTGCGGTGCCTCGACCGCGACACTCAGGCTCGGGTGCCCTCTCTGATGGAGGAGATCATCGCCGGCATCACAAAGGCGCACGGTGCCCAGTACGAGCTGAGCTGGCTGGAGCCCAACATCGTGACGTACAACGACTCGAAGGCGTACGAGGTAgccaaggcggcggcggtccgTCTTGTCGGTGAGGGCAACTATCATGAGCTCTCCACTCCTCTTCTGGGAGTCGCTGATTTTTCGGAATATCAAGCGGTGGTGCCCGGCTGTCTGTGCTGGCTGGGCGTGGGAAACAGCGCTTTGGGAGACGCCAACAACCACAACTACAGCTCAAAGTTCCGTATGAACGAGGCAGGGATGGAGCTTGGTGTAAAGCACCATGTGCTCATAATAGCATCGCTCATGATGCAGACAGAAGGCTCGAAGGAGTAA